Genomic window (Flavobacteriales bacterium):
AACTGTTGAAGCAACTGGCCCGCGAGGTCTCCATGCTCCCCCAGGAGCAGACCATGGAGGTGGGCAAGAAGGGGAAGAACCTCTTCATCGGCATACCCAAGGAAGTAACCCCGCAGGAGCACCGCGTGCCGCTCACCCCCGCGAGCGTTGCGGTGCTCGTAGGGCGCGGGCACGACATCGTGGTGCAGCGTGGCGTGGGCAGCAGCGTGCAGTTCCAGGACAGCGACTACAGCGAGGCCGGCGCCAAGCTTGCCGACAGTGCGCGCGAGGTCTTCGAGGCGGACCTGATCCTGAAAGTGGCGGCGCCCGTGGAAGAGGAGATCGCCATGCTGCGGCACAAGCAGATCCTCATTTCGGCCTTGCAGATGGGCGGACAGCACCGCGAATCCCTGCGGAGCATGATGGAGAAGAAGGTCACCGCGGTGGCGTGGGACTTCATCAAGGACCGCGAGGGGATCTTCCCCATTATCCGCGCCATGGGTGAGATCGCCGGTAACACCGCCATCCAGATCGCTGCGGAACACCTCAGCACCGACAAGGGCGGTCAGGGCCTCATGCTCGGCGGCATCAGCGGGGTGGCACCGGCGGAAGTGGTGGTGATCGGCGCGGGCACCGTGGGTGAATTCGCCACACGCGCCGCCTTGGGCGTAGGTGCCAGCGTGAAGGTCTTCGATAAAAGCATCTACCGCTTGCGCCGCTTGCAAAGCACGCTCGGCCAGCGCATCTGGACCAGCGTGATCCAACCGGATGTGTTGAAACAGGCGCTCCTGCAAGCCGACGTGGCCGTGGGCGCGCTCCGTCCGGAACATGGACGCACGCCCTTGGTGGTCAGCGATGACATGGTAGGCCAGATGAAGACCGGCAGCGTGATCGTGGACGTCAGCATCGACCGGGGCGGCTGCTTCGAGACCAGCGAGATCACCAGCCTCACTGATCCCGTTTTCAAGAAATACGGCGTGGTCCACTACTGCGTGCCCAACATCGCCAGCCGGGTGCCCCGGACCGCTTCCTACGCGCTCACCAACATCTTCACGCCCATCCTGCTCTCCATGGGCGAGATCGGCCGCTTCGAGGACCTCATCAAGCGCAACCTCGGCCTGCGCCACGGCGTGTACCTCTACAACGGCGCCCTCACCAGCGAGATC
Coding sequences:
- a CDS encoding alanine dehydrogenase, with the translated sequence MSTSSELLKQLAREVSMLPQEQTMEVGKKGKNLFIGIPKEVTPQEHRVPLTPASVAVLVGRGHDIVVQRGVGSSVQFQDSDYSEAGAKLADSAREVFEADLILKVAAPVEEEIAMLRHKQILISALQMGGQHRESLRSMMEKKVTAVAWDFIKDREGIFPIIRAMGEIAGNTAIQIAAEHLSTDKGGQGLMLGGISGVAPAEVVVIGAGTVGEFATRAALGVGASVKVFDKSIYRLRRLQSTLGQRIWTSVIQPDVLKQALLQADVAVGALRPEHGRTPLVVSDDMVGQMKTGSVIVDVSIDRGGCFETSEITSLTDPVFKKYGVVHYCVPNIASRVPRTASYALTNIFTPILLSMGEIGRFEDLIKRNLGLRHGVYLYNGALTSEILSEAYRLPFKDLDIMLAAF